GTCTGCTGGGTTTGTGCTGTTCATATCTGGAccactgagattttctttttttatcttctctTAAGCTCAGAATTACCTAGAGAGATGGCAAGACAATGTATATTATTTCAAGCTTTCAAAAGATGTACTTTCTCATTTATTCCTGTTGTACTGCAGTTGTTATTGTCCCTTTTTGTTATTAGCTGAAATCTTACAAGCAAATACTTGTCTTGTTCCATTAATGATTCTATAAGATCCGTATGATCTGGTTTCCATTAATAATCCTATAAGATCTGTACGATCTGGTTGGTTTACCTTCAAGCCTATCCTTGGGTGTTGATTCTGTTAATATTGGTGTTTCCCTTCCTTAACAGAAAGAACACAGCAGGAGGTGTTGCTATACCTGGTCTCAAATTATACTAAGAGCTTCCGTGATAAAGACAGCACTGTGCTGGCTTGAAAATAGACATGCAAACTGGTGAAGCAGATCCAAGGgatcagaaataaacccacacagctatggtctcctaatttttgacaaaaattATATGCTAAAAAAAGGACAGCCTactcaataaatggtgctggcaaAATTGGGTCTCCACCTTTAGAAGAAAAAAGTCACACCTGAACCTCTCACCGTGCACAGGAGTCAATTCAAAGTGGATCAAAGTTAAAGGCAGAAGCACTGAGATTTCTACAGGAAAACATAGCACACTTTGGGATACAGATATAGGCaaatgatttccaaataagattcCTATAGCGCAGGAAACACcccaagaattaataaatgggattgcataaaattaaaatgtttctgcacagcaaaggaaaccacTTGGGTAGCAGAGCAAACAGACTGTTTCACAGAATGAGTGAAAATCTTTGCCAACTAAACTTCAAACAAGGGGCTAATATCTCAAATAGATCTTTATCTGCTTAACTCTCAAAGTTGaacactaaaacaaaataaggtTGTGTGGTGgctagccctagcctcttgttgtcatggtaactccactcctgggaggggctgcgaaggaggagtgaatcttgtaaaccttctgtccaatcaaatttgttaaataaaggctacagccagtgattgggcagtagaagaggagtgggaggagccagaggcaggaaaagaggggaagacgagacgaggagagagagagggcggCGCGGAGTTggcgcggagttggcagttggtcgaagctagagggcagttggtggagagaaagaagacgaagaagacctaggaaaccgcaagttgtttcTCATAACAACTTTCtctaagagctctcatagccggggaacagtgtagtttaatggtaaatctgcccaatctaggcatgcagcattcatttgatacttactgacttgtgtcttttcttctatggacttccaatgggcgagagatttactgcaacaaggTTGTCAATCAACAAATGAGCTAATGAGAGCTTTCATCAGAATGCCTGTTATCAAGAAAAGAGgcgggtggcacacacctttaatctcagcacttctgaagcagaggcagacagatcactGTGAATCCAAAGTTagcttggtttacatagtgagttctaggacagcctggtctacatagttggGGGGCAGGTggaagaaaagagacaacagCAATGCTGGTGAAGTCCTGGTTGGACTGTTATGTCAGTAACAAATGccaagcattttcttgattaatggttgatgtgggagggcccaactCAGTGTGGACGATGCCAACACTGGGCTGGACGTCCTggattgtgtaagaaagcaggccgaacaagccacgaggagcaagccagtcagcagcactcctccatggcttcctgcctccaggttcctgccttgagctcctgccctgacttcccccaAGGATGGAGTGTAAACTGAGAGTTGTCAGATCAAAtcaaccctcccctccccagattgcttttgggcatggtattttatcacaacaataaaagtCCTAATTAAGGGACCTTATCTGGGTGTCAACTCATGGAAATGCccctcaaaaagtaaaaaatagaaCTTCCGTGTTGGGGTTCAGGAACCACCTCACAAAGCACACGAACACCGGTCTCAGTTAGACAGGGATCGTTTACTGAGCATAGATTATTGAGGACTGGTCAACCAGGGCCACAGTCCAGATTTGAGAAATGAGTTAAGATCCTTCAGGGTTTTAAAGCCCCGAATCCTCAGACATATGTGCCAAGTTATTTccccaatcaggatttagggacaggggatttccttaggagcatgtctttgttgtacacatatcctgctcccattggttggagTATTcagctgtggcaggggacttgccttgtctaatcttcatgtcctaacttgtctaccaggatgggacttgtctGACATTCATGtcaacttgccaaccaggatgccagttacccacatacatgtctctttctgccaagtaggatgtcagttcccagggaggtacTGGAAACTTAAACTTTATCTGACCACACTCAAAATAGAAGTCTATTCCAAGTAGTTTCTTATATTGAGGCAGGCGTCTCTCTATTGCCCGGGTCCATCCCAGGGGCgtttataaaggcaaataccataaaagcttatacacaggtgcaggaagtgctacTGGCtggttggttcaggtccaagcttaGTGTGGGTAACTACAGAACAGTTGTACTGACCTCTATCATGATTGGTTTCCAAAGGCACAGAGCagaacagaatatgtaatcaattttggcattagaaagtttcctagtaacagcagaaacatagGAGAAAGTTTCCTTgatggcaggctagccaggcaACAGTTACTTGGGCCTTGATACTTTACCCAGGTCCTAACATTCCATACGATCCAGTGCTCTCACTCATGGACGTATAACTCAGAGGACTCTCTATATCCTTGCATCCCACCAGAGTTACCTGATTGGAATCCACATTAATTGCTGCCTTATTCACAACAGTAAGGAAATGGAACAGTCCAGCTGTTCACCAACCGATGCCAGGATAatgaaaacatatatgtatgcacgGTGGAATTGTacttttttacaaagaaaaaaaaatatgaaatttgcaGAAAACTGAATGGGTTGGGAAAATACTGTGTTCGAGGTGACCTAGactcagaaaaaccaaaatcaCGTGTTCTCTTTCACACGAGGATCCTAGCTCATAAAatcaatacatatgtatataataaatagataTGGTTATAGATCCTGAACTAGGAAGGAcaccagaggaaggaagaaagagggtgGGAGGTGAGCGGGCCATAGAACACAAGAAAGACCGTTGTGGGTGGGTTAGAAGAGCACAAAAGGGTGGGAGCTGGGGGAGAAGGGGCggggtggggcaggagggcaaacaaaaacaaatcttgtTTGAAGATTCCATGAGGTCTAATATATGTATGCTAATTAAAAAGAACTTTAACTTCAAATCATTAAAGCGgtgctttctctcctgcagcctTAGTGTCTCTGGGCTGTTTGCTCATGGGATTTGCTACCTGTCTCTGAATACAATGTCTGATTGTTCTGAGGCGTGCCGCCCTGCAGTACATTTGGTTCAAGGATTTCTGAAGCACTGATGTTGACCGGCTCAGTTCGTAGGAGCACTGAGACGCCAGACCAGAGTAACCTGCCCACGCTCCCGCCTGTGCAGGACAAAGCCATGCAACCAGCACTCCTAACTCACAGTAACCAAACAACTCAGAatcttcaagtattttttttatttaaaatttaatttttttaatctttattttacatGAGTTTATGTTTTGCCGTTTTGCTGTGTgtttgtaccatgtgcatgcagtgcctgtggaggccagaagagggcgttggatctcTTGGAACGGGAAttccagatggctgtgagttgccttgtggatgctgggaattgaacctgggttctctggaagagcagcaaatgttcttaaattCTGGGTCatctcttcatttttttgtttgtttgtttgtttgtttttcgaaacagggtttcgcTGCgtagtctggctgtcctggaactcactctgtagaccaggctggccttgaactcagaaatccgcctgcctctgcctcccaagtgctgggattaaaggcgtgcgccaccaccgcctggcgagttttttttttttttcttaattattgcaTCATATACAATTTTACTAAAGTAGTAGAACATTAAATCAACACACAAAACCAAGTAGTCTTTCTATGTGCCAATGACAGacatgcagagaaagaaatcagggggaAATCCATTGATAATATCTTCAAACGGAAAaaaaaataggggctggagagatgactgctAAGAGCAATGGCTAATCTTGTGGAAGACCAGGTTTCCAtgcccaccacccacatggcagttacCCACTACTTATagttccagtcccaggggatttggcaccctcttctggcctctatgtgaACTGCATATACACAAGGCaaagacatacaagcaggcactTGACTACCCCGCAATAATACAACAGCCTACTAGATAACCCCAGGGACAGACATGGGATCACAGGATATTAAAAGGCATCTATAGGAACAGGAGATGTAGCAGCATTTAAAAGTGTGAATAAAATCATCCAGGCATGGaggtacatacttttaatcccagaattcaagaggcagaagcaagtagtTATCTAtgtattcaaggccagcctggtctacatagagagttcaaggttatccaaggctatgtagagagaccctgttgcGAAACAAAAATACCATGAAAAAATTAAGTCTGAAAAATGGGTTTCCAACTATGGATTCTTAACTGTGTCTCTAGACCCTAGACCCTATAGAGGCACGGAGAAGAGCAAAAGCTCTTGAGATTCTCAGTCAGAACactgtgagtgtgtaagtgtgtgagtgagtgagtatgtgtgtgtgtgtgtgtgtagacagaggATAACATGCATGACTTAGATCTCTCCTTTCaacatgtgggtgccagggatcacACTAAGGTCTTCAACCTTGGCAGCAGGCCCCTTTGCCTGCTGAGCGGTCACACCAACACAGAACACAATTCTAAAAAGGTCCATCCTCCACCATCTTCTTCCAGTGATTTGAACACAGAACTGACAactctctgcttttccttttcccAAGATCATTTACAGAGGCTCCTCCTGTTTTAGTTTTGAGATGGTTTCTCACTGTACagccctagctgacctggaacttactgtgtagcccacagatggccctcctgcctctgccttccaaggggtGAAATCACAGGCATGAGACACCATTATCCTAGACCCACAGTTTTCTTAACAATGTGATAATAGACCCCACAGTTACCAAACACAGAGCTCTCAGGAACTCATCCAGAGCTTTGATTAATTTGTCTTCTATAAGTCTTTTAGGGATGCCTGGTTACCCTCTCacactttgaattttcttttactcAATCAAGAGGATACATGTTAGATTGTGGTCTGCATAGTTTTTCATCTTATTACCCAATTATGATAGGAATAAAACAATGCAAAATCaacaaaaagtatttaatttttgttacattcAAAAGTTACCTACAATAAGCTTCACACTGTACAAAATATCACAGATTTCAACAACCTCATTCTCCCGAACACCACACTACACAGCTCAAACACAATGGCTTCACCTTGCCTTAAAAtccttgacaaaaaaaaatccccaataaTGTTGAGACCAGATAGGAGGATTCCAAACTCCAGGCCTGAGCAGCTGAAACCACTGAAGTAATAAATTACTTGGAGAGAGTCCTACTTATCCTTGGCCAACGTTTGTCTCGCAGATCCAGCCGTAGAGTATCTGGCAGACATTATCATTCCAGCGGCCATCCGAGGTGAGGTGGGCACAGTCTTCGCCCCCTCCCAGTCCGTGTCCATACCAGTTATCTGGCTGCTCTGGAGCCCAGTACCTATGAACAAACACAGATGCGGGCCTCCAGAAACCAGACTCTAAGCCATACCCCCAGATTCTACCACCTACCCCAGGGCCAGAGCCTTGGAAGTAGAGGAAGTACCAGGCAAAGGGCACTAGACCAGGGCACATGTGCAACACACACTCACTTAAAGCCTTTCTCAAAGTCGGTCCCATCCACCCATCGCCAGGGCCCGTTTTGGTCCGTTAAGCCGATCCAACTGTTATCATTGGCTAAGCGAGTCTGCAGgaaattctaaagaaagaaaaaggcatggTAACCTCTCCCTTAGACCAGAGAGCCTTCCAAAAAGAGCCTACCCGGGCATCACCTGCTCCTCCAGGGAGTTGACCACCACCAGGTGAGAATTCTCCAGCTGACAGTACTTGTCAGCTTCAGGCCATGACTTCTTAGCCTGAGAGAACCAGTAGCAGCTGCCTTCATGCTCCATCCAGTGAAGGGGGCAGCAGCCCACTTCCGAGCctaagaaaagcaaagcaaagatgGAGAGTCGAGGCCATGCCTATCGTGTCCTCGCCTCCCAGAAACTAGAGCAAACCACGCCCATCGCCCTTCTCACGGTTATTCTTGAGGTTGGCCAGCTGGCATGTCAGGGCCTTCAAGTCCTTCCCCAGCTGTTGCACACGATCAGTTATTTCAGACAGACCTGGGATACACAGATGACAGTGACAACAGTGCCCTAGTTGTGGCATCTGCTGGTGCTCAGATGTCTTGCACAAGGCTCAGTCTGGGAACATCTCCACACACTGTGCATGCTCACACCTCTTAGCAGGGCACAGGGGACCCTCAGCCTCACCTGTTTTGAAAGCCTGCTCTTTCTTCTCCAGTGTGCTCTCCAGAGAAGCCACCTTCTGGCTCAAGCCTCGGCCTGGAAGAGGACAGTTCAGCACCAGGGACCTGCATTCACCCACACCCTTCTGCACACTCTGGAGACCAGGGCCTCTCACCTGTCTGCAGCTCCTGCCTGTGATCCTCCACCTCCACTTTCAGAGAACTGATGCCTGCTTGCAAGCTGACAGCTGCAGGACAAGGAACTGGTGCTCAGGACTGTTCACCTTACCCAGCCCACTCCAGCCCAGAACCCCGTGAGAGCCCAGCTCACCCTTGGAGTCCAGGGTCTGGAATTCAGTCTTTATCTTGGAGGTGATGTTGTCTAAAGTGGCCCTCAGAGTGTCTAGGTCCCTCCTTAACTGGGAATCTGATGAGGACGACAGGATGATGAGAACCAAGGTTTCTCAGGTCCACTCTGTGCCAGCACTAGGCAGGGCACTTTGCACACAGAGTGACACTCTGCCTCACAGGGACCCAATGGGCAGGCACTGTTGTTACCCAATAGTGAACAAGCATAAGTCGAGGCTGAGGGGGTGAGCTGATGCGACTGTATAACCCAAGCACAGTAACAGGTGACACGGCCAGCAGCTGTCTGACCATAGGTCCTCCATGTCCCCACCAGTGTTCCCACCCTGCTGTCATCtattaccaagtcactgtcccttGTGCTCCATTACGCTTGTCCTTGCCGTGGCCCTCGCTGCTGTCCTTCCATGCCCTCTGCAATCCCTGCCCTGCTaaggttctctccctccacccacacccacccccagGCTGTGATTCCTCTCTTCCCTGCAACCCACTTTGGGATCCAATCACGGAGACAACCACCAGCAGCAGGAGGCCGAGGCCCAGGgagagcaggaggaggtgggtcCAAGAGAGGATGTTGCacaggagggacttgggaggagctgctgagagagaagggggatcCAGACTGTAAGAGACAGAAGGGGAAGAACAGGGCTACAGGAGGGGGGCAGTGAAGGCTTGTCACTGGGAGTGTACGGGGCATAGCCAGAACAATGCGGAGCTCCAGGTGCCCTGGCATTTAACACCTCTAATGCATTGGAAATTTGTAGTCTATCAGGCCTCTCATGACTCTGATGATGTGTTTAACACCCAATTAGAAACAAGCACATGGTAAAGTCTTGTGATCAGAGCCGGTGGTGGAGATTCTGGGAGGACACAGATGGGGGCCTGCAGGTTCCTAACAGGTTCACACATATCTGCagattaaaataaatgagcaTCCCTCCAACCCCAGCTCCCCGCACTGCACACTTCTGGTCCCCCTACAGAGCACAGGAAGGCAAGTCCCTGAGGTCTTCCTCGGGCCCCGTCTTCCTGAGGATCTTGTATCCTCTTCACTACGGGCTCTCAGTGCTGAGTCCAGCATCCACCAGACTCAAGCACACAGCTCCGTCCAGGGTGGACACACAGACTGGACACGTGAAGACATTGAGATAGCTGCtcttctctcacctttaccaggcTCTTGGTTTTTCTCCTCGCTCCCCAAGTTCTGGAAATTTTCATATGTCATTGTCATGCTTGAGGAAACACGAGGCCTCTGGGGCTGTCTGCACTGAACTGAGACACCAGGATCCAGACCAACACAGAGCTGGGACCAAGGAGAGTGCTAGAAGCAGTGTGGAGCTGCGTTAAAGCCTAGAACCGAGGTCAGATATGCCATACATTAGATAGAGCAAGAATGAGAAGGCCTggagagggctggggagacggctcagtggttaagagcttttgttgctctttcagaggacccgggttcTGTTTCCAGTATCTAcctggtggctcataatcatctctATTTCCAGAAGATCCAATACCCTTTTCTTACCTCTGTGGACAACaggcacacaggagcacacatgtacatgcggGCACAACgctcacacacattaaataaataaattattaaaactgAGAAATGAAAGAGATATAGAtttagctcaggggtagagctcttgcctcgcaagcacaaggacctgggttcagcccTCAGctccagggggtgggggagagagagagagagagagagagagagagagagagagagagagagaagaagaagaaggaggaggagga
The nucleotide sequence above comes from Arvicanthis niloticus isolate mArvNil1 chromosome 6, mArvNil1.pat.X, whole genome shotgun sequence. Encoded proteins:
- the LOC117711874 gene encoding C-type lectin domain family 10 member A-like isoform X2, with amino-acid sequence MTMTYENFQNLGSEEKNQEPGKAPPKSLLCNILSWTHLLLLSLGLGLLLLVVVSVIGSQNSQLRRDLDTLRATLDNITSKIKTEFQTLDSKAVSLQAGISSLKVEVEDHRQELQTGRGLSQKVASLESTLEKKEQAFKTGLSEITDRVQQLGKDLKALTCQLANLKNNRSEVGCCPLHWMEHEGSCYWFSQAKKSWPEADKYCQLENSHLVVVNSLEEQNFLQTRLANDNSWIGLTDQNGPWRWVDGTDFEKGFKYWAPEQPDNWYGHGLGGGEDCAHLTSDGRWNDNVCQILYGWICETNVGQG
- the LOC117711874 gene encoding C-type lectin domain family 10 member A-like isoform X1, which encodes MTMTYENFQNLGSEEKNQEPGKAAPPKSLLCNILSWTHLLLLSLGLGLLLLVVVSVIGSQNSQLRRDLDTLRATLDNITSKIKTEFQTLDSKAVSLQAGISSLKVEVEDHRQELQTGRGLSQKVASLESTLEKKEQAFKTGLSEITDRVQQLGKDLKALTCQLANLKNNRSEVGCCPLHWMEHEGSCYWFSQAKKSWPEADKYCQLENSHLVVVNSLEEQNFLQTRLANDNSWIGLTDQNGPWRWVDGTDFEKGFKYWAPEQPDNWYGHGLGGGEDCAHLTSDGRWNDNVCQILYGWICETNVGQG
- the LOC117711874 gene encoding C-type lectin domain family 10 member A-like isoform X4 — protein: MTMTYENFQNLGSEEKNQEPGKAPPKSLLCNILSWTHLLLLSLGLGLLLLVVVSVIGSQNSQLRRDLDTLRATLDNITSKIKTEFQTLDSKAVSLQAGISSLKVEVEDHRQELQTGRGLSQKVASLESTLEKKEQAFKTGLSEITDRVQQLGKDLKALTCQLANLKNNRSEVGCCPLHWMEHEGSCYWFSQAKKSWPEADKYCQLENSHLVVVNSLEEQNFLQTRLANDNSWIGLTDQNGPWRWVDGTDFEKGFKYWAPEQPDNWYGHGLGGVVSAAQAWSLESSYLVSTLLGIFFCQGF
- the LOC117711874 gene encoding C-type lectin domain family 10 member A-like isoform X3, with protein sequence MTMTYENFQNLGSEEKNQEPGKGERRAAISILDPPSLSAAPPKSLLCNILSWTHLLLLSLGLGLLLLVVVSVIGSQNSQLRRDLDTLRATLDNITSKIKTEFQTLDSKAVSLQAGISSLKVEVEDHRQELQTGRGLSQKVASLESTLEKKEQAFKTGLSEITDRVQQLGKDLKALTCQLANLKNNRSEVGCCPLHWMEHEGSCYWFSQAKKSWPEADKYCQLENSHLVVVNSLEEQNFLQTRLANDNSWIGLTDQNGPWRWVDGTDFEKGFKYWAPEQPDNWYGHGLGGGEDCAHLTSDGRWNDNVCQILYGWICETNVGQG